Proteins encoded by one window of Paenibacillus sp. DCT19:
- a CDS encoding AraC family transcriptional regulator, translating into MRNSEHGFYSKTPPASVPLHEICSIPSAMYKFRYLVKIHDQEALSRTDQLWSELHTIYVVTAGQARLSTANEHFTVDTGSVIVRRAGTNLQHERKRGSLSPLQGFAIAFEPLEQEVDTWPFGSVTSLTSHSMTDFIYDLAQTCMTPEAHNSFKVHMLFYQLLATLQEQVGHISQENHSWLDLTIKRIHDMYTHPLSREQLAREFSISPEHFSREFKKRTGLTFVEYITRLRIRIAQEHLLLSNPSLQELAELTGYRDTFYLSRKFKQIVGSAPTLYRKKPKKIISLTFNYTASLIALGQIPHMGAVASWMKDRLQEQGMDQFEQRGEHEFIHNLELIADADPDLIVGYAPHANLDKLRQIAPTILLPFEELDWQEQLLRLGRITGLEANARQWLTHYDTLQQEANLTLDRCLGTARGTAVCIFWNEESGAYIYGQGWGRASYVLYQSLGFSPPAHMKREGHLLTGYAHVPLSEVHLYAADYIFMSYPSELTQREAVDHLLHQACWSNLEALRNNRVYTISDDMFYGFDPISMIEQLKHITHQLTSHLSMDQ; encoded by the coding sequence ATGCGCAATTCGGAGCACGGCTTCTATAGCAAGACGCCACCTGCATCTGTTCCTCTGCATGAAATCTGTTCCATACCCTCTGCTATGTACAAATTTCGGTATCTTGTAAAGATCCACGATCAAGAAGCTCTCTCTCGAACGGATCAATTATGGAGCGAGCTGCACACCATCTATGTTGTGACTGCCGGCCAAGCCAGACTAAGCACTGCGAACGAACATTTTACAGTAGATACAGGCTCAGTCATTGTTCGGCGAGCAGGAACTAACCTTCAACATGAGCGTAAACGTGGCTCATTATCTCCGCTACAGGGTTTTGCTATCGCCTTTGAACCGCTGGAACAAGAAGTAGATACCTGGCCGTTTGGTTCGGTCACGTCCTTAACAAGCCATAGTATGACTGACTTCATATATGATTTGGCTCAAACCTGCATGACTCCAGAGGCTCACAATTCTTTTAAAGTACATATGTTGTTCTATCAATTACTCGCAACATTACAGGAACAAGTCGGGCACATTTCACAGGAGAATCATTCTTGGCTGGATCTTACGATCAAACGTATTCATGACATGTATACACACCCTCTCTCCCGGGAGCAATTAGCACGAGAGTTCAGTATCAGCCCAGAGCATTTCTCCCGAGAGTTCAAAAAAAGGACGGGACTTACGTTTGTCGAGTATATTACTCGACTTCGCATTCGGATTGCGCAAGAACATCTTCTGCTCTCGAATCCTTCTCTACAGGAGCTGGCAGAACTGACAGGATATCGCGATACGTTTTATTTGAGCCGCAAATTCAAACAGATCGTTGGTTCTGCGCCGACACTTTACCGGAAAAAGCCGAAGAAAATTATCTCACTTACGTTCAATTATACCGCGTCGTTGATTGCATTAGGTCAGATCCCCCATATGGGTGCTGTTGCTAGCTGGATGAAGGATCGCTTACAAGAACAAGGGATGGATCAATTTGAACAGCGGGGCGAGCATGAATTTATTCACAATCTGGAGCTCATAGCAGATGCCGATCCGGATCTCATTGTCGGTTATGCACCACATGCCAATCTAGACAAGCTACGGCAGATTGCACCTACAATCCTGCTGCCTTTTGAGGAACTCGACTGGCAAGAACAATTGCTAAGACTCGGACGAATAACCGGGCTTGAGGCTAACGCCAGACAATGGTTAACCCATTACGATACACTTCAACAAGAAGCCAACCTTACGTTAGATCGTTGCCTGGGGACTGCACGTGGAACAGCCGTATGCATCTTCTGGAATGAGGAGAGCGGAGCCTATATCTACGGTCAAGGCTGGGGAAGAGCTTCATATGTGCTGTATCAATCGCTTGGTTTCTCTCCTCCTGCTCACATGAAAAGAGAGGGGCACTTACTCACGGGATATGCACATGTCCCTTTATCCGAGGTTCATCTGTATGCGGCAGATTATATCTTCATGTCGTATCCCTCCGAACTAACCCAGCGTGAAGCCGTCGATCACTTACTTCATCAGGCGTGTTGGAGCAATCTGGAGGCCCTTCGGAACAATCGAGTCTACACCATTAGTGATGACATGTTCTATGGATTCGATCCGATCTCTATGATTGAGCAACTGAAACATATCACGCATCAGTTAACATCACATTTGTCCATGGATCAATGA
- a CDS encoding ABC transporter substrate-binding protein → MFVAKKRFAALFIMLAILMVLAACGSSTDTSSTTEQTTAGVEATDGSAQTKAADTSSNSEGTSNATRIYASAEGDVEIPAEPQRIVTDIYVSDLLALGMKPVGAVKYYLENPYYADQVQGIADIGDRGTVSLEKIIALNPDLIITASKQPEEVEKFKKIATTVVITHGTFADVHEEIRGFGELLDRADEAEAWLKTYDERITAARDKVKQVIKPEETFSILEATEKGYYGYGDNFGRGGQAIYRALALAPLEITKQELMGDTQWKEISREVIGEYAGDHILLTVDESNAGYEGDAIWKSLPAVKNNQVYELQEDRYWYFDPIAIQGQAEEFADMIVERAEQNRK, encoded by the coding sequence ATGTTTGTCGCAAAAAAACGCTTTGCTGCACTATTCATCATGCTTGCCATCTTAATGGTGTTAGCTGCCTGTGGTAGCAGTACAGATACATCCAGCACCACGGAACAAACAACCGCCGGGGTTGAAGCAACGGATGGCTCCGCACAAACAAAAGCAGCAGATACGTCATCCAATTCCGAGGGTACATCCAATGCTACACGCATATATGCGTCCGCAGAGGGGGATGTCGAAATCCCTGCTGAGCCCCAGCGGATTGTTACCGATATATACGTAAGTGATCTCCTTGCATTAGGAATGAAGCCTGTGGGTGCCGTGAAATACTATCTGGAGAATCCTTATTACGCCGATCAGGTTCAAGGAATTGCCGATATTGGTGATCGTGGAACGGTATCATTGGAGAAGATTATTGCGCTTAATCCAGATCTGATTATCACTGCTTCTAAACAACCAGAAGAGGTTGAGAAATTTAAGAAGATCGCCACGACTGTCGTGATCACCCATGGCACGTTCGCTGATGTACATGAAGAGATTCGTGGATTCGGTGAGCTGCTGGACAGAGCAGATGAAGCCGAAGCTTGGCTGAAAACATACGACGAACGTATTACAGCTGCGCGCGACAAAGTTAAACAGGTGATAAAACCGGAAGAAACCTTCTCCATCCTGGAAGCAACAGAAAAAGGGTATTATGGTTACGGGGATAACTTTGGCCGAGGTGGACAAGCAATCTATCGTGCCCTAGCGCTAGCACCGCTTGAGATCACCAAGCAGGAACTTATGGGGGACACACAGTGGAAAGAAATCTCGCGTGAAGTCATCGGTGAGTATGCAGGAGACCATATCCTGCTGACGGTAGATGAGAGCAATGCGGGTTATGAAGGAGATGCCATCTGGAAGTCCCTTCCGGCGGTAAAAAACAATCAAGTCTATGAATTGCAAGAAGACCGCTACTGGTACTTTGATCCGATTGCGATCCAAGGCCAAGCCGAGGAATTCGCCGACATGATCGTGGAGCGGGCAGAGCAGAACCGCAAATAA